In Hippoglossus hippoglossus isolate fHipHip1 chromosome 11, fHipHip1.pri, whole genome shotgun sequence, the sequence AAATCACCTTTATTCACTTTACATGAGACTCTGTGAAGGTGAGGCTGCTCTCTAATAGGAGGAGGTGGATTCCAAGCCTCCATGTCAGGGAGAACGTCAGCTGCTGAAGTgaccttgagcaaggcactcaGTGTCCAGTGCTCCAGGAGTGATCACTGGTATTTGACCCTGAGCtttgagaagagaaaacacacatttctctcccaGGACGTCACTTGAAGTTGAGTGTAGAGCCAAAGCAATTTATCagttggccaataaaaagaCGTACTGTTATCTGCGTTTATGTAAATTTTCTGACTTCAAATgatgatttatgttttcattttaacatggAAGAGCAGAATAGTTGTTGAAAAATCCTCCTACATTTAAGTACATTTTAGTTGAAAATCACTGGCATTTTGCTttgatttaaagatttataatgttaaaacaaaacccACCAATATAATTTACTGATATATTCTAAGTAAACCATGTAAAAGCCTGTAATAATTCCGGCGGCACGCTCCACCCATCCTACCTGTGAGCTGATGAGCTGATACACTGGCTCATATTCCACTGACATCTCTCAGAAAATAGCTGCTGACAGGTTTGGCAGTCAGCTGACAGGTTTGGCAGCCAGCTGACAGACGGACTCACTCGGCTCTTCCTCTGCTGGACGAGAGCAGCGTCCTCCTCACGCTCGGGCCGCTCGTTTCCTCCTGCATCACAGCAGACAGGTGTAATGGAAGCTGCGGTGCCCAGTGAGTCGTAAATGGACACGCGGCGTGCAGGCCCACAGGGGAAACTCAACCCCTCCTGGCGAGCTTCGCTGAACGGACCGTTGCCTCTGCTACAGGGCCCGAGCTCCGTCCCTCCTCCAGACTCTACTCAACCCTAAACCACAGGCAGGGAACTTTCCCTGACCCTgataagaggaggagagcacACGTGTCCACAGTGATACAGTCGTGTTGATTTTGAGTTTTCAGGCTGAAAGTTAAGAGTCACTTTAAATACATTCTAGCCTGCAGCCAAAGTTTTGTCTTATCACTTGTATTTCAACCAAAAAACCTAATTTGTAGATTTATTTCTCTTATAAAACTGTCCAACAATTAGCACTCAAACCTTCCTCATATCCTCTCACAACTACACTTAATCACTGAATTCATTAAACCTCAATCTAGTGCTTAACAGTTTCCCCACTTTTTAACAGGTTTTAAATGGATAGTTTGTAAGTTATAAATTCAgttgttgatttgtgttgttttctcccCAGTTTTCAGCAGTAACTTTCCAGCCAGAGCTGCTTACCAAGTCGCTGCTCTCCCCAGAGTGAGTACAGACAGAACCCGTGTTATCACATCAGAACTGCAGCACCCGGTGACCCCGTGTAGATCTGctattaacatccgtcctgaggtCCGATCACTCCGACCACATTCGTCTGTGGCCTGGTGCGCATGTGACCACATTCTTTTcgctgtgtgaatgcaaatgtttccTGGACCACATGTGTAGGATGAACTACTCAGctgatgacctttgacctgctacagtttcacaatgaatcagaagtattttttttactcttctcagATGAATTAGTCAATTGGATTTTGGCCACAACCTCAGCACTGATTACCAGTAATCACCTcaaacaaggtgaaaacaacagaaatgatGGTAGTGATTATTTGCAtgtagagcagggaagtgagatccaatcacaagtggtcacaggaaacacattctggacgccaggtgtgaacacatgAACTTAACGCTGACCACCCGAGTTTGGATCGCTCTGGATGGATGTTAACAGGCAGATGTGAGCATACGTGTCAAAATCTTGACACGCTCAGTAAACCACCATGTTTCTCTGTCTCCGTCTTCAGGGTGGACTGGTGGAAATCGAGGCGGTGGCTGTGGTCGGTCCTCTCTCAGACTCCTGACTAACCGGCCCCATCACAAACAAGTTATAGTCCAACCGCCAAGTGGCCTTAGAGTTGTGCTGCAGAGGCCTTGTTGTATTTCCACACGACGCATTAAAGaagttattttctgttgttgcctCTGTGGCTGGTTGTCTGCAGCGATTTAGCCTTTTGAGTATCATATCAATGGAAAACTACTGATCTTCACATTAAAATTCTTACAACAACAGAGAACTAAACATCTTACCAGACTTTAGATTGTGGTCTAAGGTCATTTCAAACTGTGCATGAAACCGAAATGATTATTAACATTCCCTCGGCCTCAGTGGACATATTAGATGTCATATAAACCTTCTGTGATGCTGTTTTTGGTTTAATAAACTCACTTTCTCTTAGTTTTGTTCcattgaaatatttgaaataaatgaaatttgaataaataaatgaccatGAATTTGTTATTCtcacaatattcatatttcctttagcacataaagaaaaaagtactTGTGATTTCAATTTATTGTGGCtcttttaattaattaagtCAATAGCTTATGACAGATTTCAGGTTTACTTTCCAGAGAGAAATCATGACacatcagaaacaaaacaaaaaaactcgAGTCAGGAACTTGTAAAATCAGTGCTCATTAAACCTGCAGCGGGCCAGCTCTTCATATTCATTACAAACAGGGTTGTACAATCAAAGCCAGCACCTCAAATTGAATATTATTTCATAAATCAAATATAGATTTGGCTTTGGTTTCAGTAGAATTATATAGTTTAgtagaaaacaacagaataaactcTTCAGGTTAAAGTTAGATTACAGACGTCTACTATTATGAatgtagacattttaatgaataatttGATTAAACACACTTAAGTGCTGCAGATCTGTTCAGGTTACGAGCAGAACTACAGGAGGGGGAAGAAGGCACAGTGATGACTGAGgaaccctgactgaaagtggTCACCACAGGGTCTGCATCTTGGCAACAAGGCGAtgtctgtttcacacacacacatttactcatACTTTCACTCACACATACGAACAAGTGAAGAACCCTGCAGGCGATTAATCTTTGCTGGCATCCAGATTGTACTTCACTCACTGGGAGCTGGAAACAAGAAAGAGGGGAACATGTTCAGATtgtacaaactgtgtgtgtctgtgtgtgtgtgagacattgTTGAAACTGCACATGTACTCACCTGGTGCCTCCTCTGAATCAGTCTCTGtggcctctgctgctttttctgttaaggaagaaacacaacaacagcaaacatgGTCACATTTAAACGTGTGGAGGTTTCCTGTCATCTCTCTACTGTCCACTATCAATACAGGCttaaaacccccccccccccccaaaaaacttgAGTCCCTAATTACAAAAGATTTTGAGACCACATATTTCAGATTTGGAGCCTGGTCTGAAAATTCACGGAGCTGAACGTCTCCTTAAACTGAAACATGAATTATGTCgccacatttaaatccaaagTTGTGCAATCCCAGCATCTCTCCTTCAATCACATGCTTCATTGTCAGTTTTCCCTCAAAGGTTTGTGATAACAGATTAtcttcaaaaaatatatataaaagaaatgaatcCCATCCCTGACTGCTAACACATCCAGAGGTGGAGGCAGTGCCATGTCCGGGTCTGTTAATGTGACACCTGATCCTCCCTCTCCATTGGCTGTGAAATGGAGGCTCAGCGGGACCTGACATCGCTCGTCGCCGGCggcagccctgtgtgtgtgttggcatgcTCCAGTTTCTCTGTGGACTCCAATTGCACCTTATTGACACACACCAGTGACAACAAAGTCttcgcaacacacacacacacacttgcactctCGGCAGTGGCCACTCAAACACGGCTGTGGTCAAGGGTGAGTCAGGTTGGACACCGTAGGGGGTCGAGAGCAAGTGAAGACAAAGGTCAACGAGAGTCCAAGTTTCAACCTCAACAAGAGTCGGTCCCTTAGCAACAGATCGCTCCCGGTTAAACAAAGTGTCGCACGTAAACCAATGTTTTCAGGAACAATCatgcaaattaaatttaaaaaatcacgGGATACCAGAAACATCTTCGTCACTGATGATACGTTTTTCTCTGCTGCCCTTAAATGAAAGTTACACTTGATATATTTTACATAACAACACGGCCTGGAGGAAAAACATGCCACAAAACAGGTTTTCAGACAATCCTCCCTCAATCAAACACCACTGacgacaacaaaataaaataacgtAATtcataaagtaaagaaaaaacgTTTCATTAATTCACTGTGACCTGAATACAAGTGCGATGTGTTGAGGCCGCTCCTTTAAGACTAAACAAATCATTACATGTGTGACTTATAAACACATTCCTTTGGCCACTGGTGTGTTCATTAAAGGACAAAGtggcgcgtgtgtgtgtgttgttggatACCGCCTGGTTACCGGCATCGCGGTGATACCGGGGAGGGACGAGCGGGCGTTCTGTACCTGGATGCGGTGGCAGCCTGTGTTCACTGGGTCACCGTGCAGGAGCTTCCCTGTGCGGTGCTCAGGTTACTGCTGGTCAATGGAGACATTTGCTCCCTAATAAGTTCCTCTTCCCTCAGTGGGACACGTTATTGTTTTATAGCTCTAGTTGCAGATGCAGATCATGATCTCAAGAGGAAAAATAGCCTAATCTCAGGTGGTTTAGACGAATGTCCTTGACCTTTAACAAGGCTTTTCAGTTCACTCCAACCCACCTtgctctggagctgcagctggaggttcTGAGGAGCTCACTGGTGTCTCAGTGGTGCTGTCTGCTGCTGGTTCTGGTGCTGGTTCGGCTGGTTCTGCTGGTGCGGCTGGTGCTGGTTCTTCTGGTGCGGCTGGTGCTGGTTCTGCTGGTGCGGCTGGTGCTGGTTCttctggtgctgctggtgctggttctgctggttctgctggtGCCTCTGCAGGCGGACTGGCAGCTGCAGGCTGAGCGTCCTCTcctgctggtggagctgcacTGGTGTTCTCTGCAGAtgcggcagctgcagcaggttcaTCTGCAGGTGTAACGTCGCCGCTAGCAGCAGGTGTTTGGTCCGGGAGAGTTTCACAGTCCTCGGCTACATTGCCATTCTTGTTGGCCGCCCCTGTCAGTATGaacacagtgtgaacacagcacatGAGCCAaacaagacagtttgaaactCAATCAGATTCATCGTAGATCTAAGACTGCAGTGAAATCTTCAGAATTCTTGTTTAAAACAATCAGGTCTGATCTAAGAATGTCAGGTTTTAAAGTTCTGCAGGCTTCATCTGTGGAATATAAGATTGTGTGACTCAGATATTTTAATTTGAGAATGAATTAGGTTTTGTGCTATAATTTAAGATTAGGGTTAAATGAAAATAACCTTATCTGGTGCCTGACAAATGACTCCTATCAGCCTCCAATGGTTGAACTCCAGTCTCTAACCACTGGACCGTGCAAAGCTTCCACTCTCACCCATATAGAGGAGCTCATAGCATTGGGTGCAGTtctctgaaaacacaattaTACCTGTATATCCCTGAAACAACTGAAAGTTAAAATTATGGCGTAAAGAGACAAATAATAGGAGCCACAAAGAGTTAAAGATGATATGGATTGTTGTTAGTAACAGTGGCTCTGTGAACACGTTGCTGTGGGTTATATACCTGTATATGATCTATCACTTATTTTTTTCGTAAGGATTTGCATTGGAAATATTTGAACTAATCTCTAAAGTCTTGACCATTGACATGTTTTGCATAAGGCACAGAGAGTTCCTTTAAATAGAAATTATGTCATGAAAGACctgagacacaaaaaaaatatatagtgaCTTTTGGCAATTTTGGCAAAGAAAGATTCTTGCAAATTTGCCTCCAATTTCTGCAGCAAATGTGCCTCAGTAAACACTTTTCTTAAGCCTGTAATTTAACAGTACTATGATACAAACTTTTAAAGTTATGTTTGTTAAGAATAAGTGTGTCCGCTGGGGGTGCAGCTGACTGAAGGCCTCCTCTCTTCAAGTGTTAAACTATCTAGTTCCTCAAAATGAATAAACCTTTGGTTAATAAATGTCATCCTGTTTGCTTTCTTGGAAGTGATAAGCAGCGTCAAGAAAAGGAAATCAGCCTCATGCAAATAGAAGGACACATCCTGATAAATTTCCATTTGACCTCTGAGACAATAGCAACAGTGTCACCAGGTGTAAGCGGTTTCCATCTGACCTCAGATACAGCTGCCAACACGAAGCTCAGTTAGACAGAAAAACAATTTCTCCCAGCTGCCATTGGCCAATTTATTGTGATTCAAATTCATCGAGACTCAgcagtttatgtttttgtgttatttctaagtcttttattttgtatattttgtccATCTCTTGTGTTCAGCGAGACGTTTGTGTGGATACTGCTGTCTGTACTTCAAATTGCCCAAAGGGGACAATAAAGATGTCTATGAATTTGGTCAATAAACCCAAATATAGAGACTTGCAAGTGAAATCTGAGGCTCTGACATCCTcagccaacaacaacaacaacaacaacaacaacgtgaTACTTTATCGTAACTGAAACTCTCCTTTAGTGTTTCACCTTGCTGGACGTCAGACACTTATTCTGCTTATTTTTAAAGAACTTGAAGTCACATTTATTGCTGATTCAAACAATGCATTACATTTTCCCACACTGTATTTATCAGTCCCTCCTCATCACCACAGCCGGGTCCGTCTCTGAGCCACTACAACAAAGGGGTGCCTAAAGTGGCTTCTCTATTTCCTGTTGAAACTGTAGACTGTCATCAAATCTGCCTTCACGCCACTGTCTCTCTCCGTGGAGGACGGGGCCAGAGACCAGTGTTAAACAATGGCAATACACTTTCCCATCCTGTCCCTGTGGAGCCGTGACTCAGTAAAAATAAAGACACCAGACACTGTACCCAGAGGATTACACTGATGTTCATTTGCATGCAGACTGTGCCAGAGCAGTGTTCACTACAGTGTAACAGAGGCAGCAGTGAACTTCCAGGACCCAGACATCTTAGCATGTAATTCAAGGCATCTACTGCTTTTATCAATACATGTATTGATACAAATACTAATAATTAtcgatatataaatataatataacataatcataataaatCCCATCAAACATTGATAGACATTAACATATACACACGATAcaaaaaatatgttattttacaTACTATTTGTGACACTACAGAAAGTCAAAAAGTTTTGGATATAGGCAATCGTTACTTCCACATATATTTGACggcattttttacattttacaccaTTATATTCAGTTAAAAGTCCCTAAAATACTTGTTTGGCCACTTAAAATATGTTTGCAATGAATGGTACCGGTCTGCCTAGATGCAATTATCCAAATATCCCATAACaattatatgattttttttttttttatatatatatatgtaagttTTAAATCTTACGTCACCTGTGGTGCTGGTCCCGTTGCTCTCCTCGGGCTTCACACTGGGTCGAGTCGTGTCCACAGCTGAAGTTTGggagctggtggagcatccCATCCTGCCCTGTGCGCACAGAGGACTGGATGAAGAAGTTCAGAGTGAGGGGGTGAGGCTGGAGCTGCGCTGATGACGTGGTGCATTagatctctctctgtccctggcAATTGAGAGGAGTCCCAAACTGTGGCCGGTGAATCCCCTGGAGGAGAAACCTGAAAGACTTGGCTGGTCGTGCCGTCAAATTCCTCTATCCTCCCCCGCGTAATTGCGCACCGTGGGTCCTCCTCGTGTCGCGGACGCACGTTTCTAAACAGGGCTTTTTGTTGTGTTCTGTAACTGAGGCTGTTTCCAAGAGGCTGGCGCAGggagaaaaatacattattcagtTAGTGTGAGCAGCGGCCACCTCTTGGGGCGGAGAAAGTGAAGCTGGTATTTTCCTCACCAAACCAAAGCAGCAGGTCCAAACATGACCAATTGTTCCCTTGATTAAACATCTGAATCCAGAGTTAATTGGGGAGGGAACAGCAATTTTCACTTATAAGGAAAATCCCTGCATTTATAATTTCACTGAAATACAAACGATTTAGCAGGAAAAACCTAAACTTGACTTGCAGAAGCTCACGACCCCTGGTAGATACAGAGTTAGCTtgatttataattataataaaaaacatatgtCGTGTAATGCTGTGGAATAAAGAGTACATGAATAATGGTCAATactaaaatacacaataataacaTATTATTAATGTGTTGTGGAGTGGAGTCACCAAGTTGTATTAAATGGAAAAACTCAAGTACAAAACCCTTAAAACTGTTCTTACTTTTAAGATCTAGATTACTATTTTACATCCAAGCACGTGATGACACATGACCTCATCAACAGTACATACAGTAAAATAACTCATCTGACTGCAGACGTATCTGCTCTTTCATTTGTATAAAGTTTTGAATGCAGGAGACTgagataaaacattatttaatagaacattattttatttccaccCTATTGTTTTATAGCTGTAATTCTTCTGTATCCACTATGGTGTTTATTTCCTCACATTACGgtgtttgtgtagttttgtgAAATAAACCGGTTTGATCGActaaacattcacacacatgtgcagtgaGCGTCCTGCGCAGTAAACCTCTGCGCAGCTCCTCCGACCAGATAGCGCCGCAATGCACCCTGGTCCTTCCTTTCTCTCCGTGGCCATATTGTCGAGTTCTTACCGTAAGACGAGCTCTGCGTTTTTCTCAATAAAACACCGATTTCCCTGCTTCTgctcactctgtgttttcacccACACGTTAACCAaagtctcctcctccccccctgtCGCCCGCAGGTTGGCCTGTCCGGACTAAACCGCAAACATGGTGGCCGCAAAGAAGACGGTGAGTGTCGGGGGAGCTCGGGCCGGGCCGCACGCTGCTTCACGTGGACGAGTTATCTGTCATGGGGCCTGTTAGCCAGCTAGCAGCGCGACAGTCCTCTTAAACTACGTTAAACCGCGTATATTTAAAGTTACGTTACTGCGGCTGTAAAGATTCAAAGGAACACGTCGCTGTTATTTATCTGCTTTATTGTTTATCCGCATGTTCTCCCTGAtctaagctaactagctaaatCCAGACGTTAGCAAAAATGCTAGAAAAGTAGCAACGAGTCCTACAAATGCTCTTTAAAAACTAACTTGACACGCCATCCTCGTTGTGTCCACTCGgttaaatgtgatatttaacGTCAACATGTCACTCGTTTGTCTCTTTGAGTTCACCGATAGTCGAAGAGGCTAACGTTAGCCGTGTAGCTCAGGTGTTGACCCGACTGTGCATCTCCCTCCCGTTTTGTGCAGAAAAAGTCCATGGAGTCCATCAACTCTCGTCTCCAGCTGGTGATGAAGAGTGGGAAATACGTGCTGGGCTACAAGCAGTCCCAGAAGATGATCCGGCAGGGGAAAGCCAAGCTGGTCATCCTGGCCAACAACTGCCCGGCCCTCAGGTCAGTAGTCACTGCAGTTTACAACATCTGGGCTTGATGCATGGAAAGTCACTATTTAGGAAATGTTGTATACATTTGTAAAGCAAATGTTATATTGGTAACATCAGTGTTGTAAGCAGGAGCTGTGTCAAATATCAGATTCTTAAAATGAAGGGAAGAAGATGTCCATGAGCTATAGTCCAACCCTACAGCCATTATTAACAGTTCATCATCTCATGTTTGAACTAGTTATCAACATCTGGCTGCTTATTGCAGAATTTGGGCTTTTAGTTAGTTGATCTCAAATTAAAACTGTCCATTAGGACATCGTACTGCTTTTCCATTTGCAGTTTTCCAGTGCAGGAGGTTACAAGCCGCCAATAGAAACATGTTTGTTCCAGGTCGCGAATTgccttgtttttattcacaataTGGGTCATTTAAAGAAGAGTCTTGATCCAAAGTAAAACCAATGGACGCTGTTAAAGAGTCAAATGGCGTTGGTTCTGTGAGCTGCCTGGACTTCGGtcaatgtattatttacatGTCTCACAATGACCAGGCtatgacattttacattatgCAAACTGATTATAATGGATTACATGCTGCGTAACAGAGTTCTGATGTTGGTTGAATTCTaagtaataaaaaaacctttttgtaTCAACACAAGTTAGTAACTAGAGAgaagtttctgttttctgtcatcAGAGGTTCTAAGATGGATGGATAGTGTTACTTTTCTGCACATTTGATGCCTTTCATTTGTATTCCTTCTCCGTATTAATTAAGCATTTTTTCTAATGTGTATTTGCTGCTGTGACTCACATTAcctttgtctctctgctgcGTTCAGGAAATCTGAGATTGAGTACTACGCCATGCTGGCCAAGACCGGTGTCCACCACTACAGTGGAAACAACATTGAGCTTGGTACAGCCTGTGGTAAATACTTCAGGGTGTGCACACTGGCCATCATTGATCCTGGTGAGTACCTGCTGTCCAACACCATATGATTTGAGCCTCTTCTCCTGCTGATTTCCCAATGCAGGGGGTCCATACTAGAATATTAAAAGGGACTAATGGGGTGTGGAGTGTGCCAGTCACTGTCTGGTAGCAAAACTGATGCAGCAAAATTAGCTTAGTGCTACAGGTCCCAGTGAGACTCATTGACACAACTGAACAGCAATTAAAAGAGGAATCACTGACAAACCAGTTTTCAATCACACCACAATGTTTCAGTGATCCATGCTAGAGTCTGCATATCTATCAAATGAGCTAGTATCTagtacatttgtgtgtttatatacatatatacacacacacattcagcacatACTCTGTAATATTGTGCTGACTTGTTTACTTCTGTTTGGTCGATTAACTGCTGGCATTGAAACAGATATGTGAACCATGATAGATGATATCCGTGCATCATTACCACTGGAGAGCAACTAAACTTATAACACCTGTTTTCACACAAGCTCATTGCACCTCAACAAATGTGACTTTaatatttatatcattatataaaacacactttaattTCCTGTCACTTGGTTTCCTCTGCGAATTTTTGCGCCTGTTGGCCCTGCTCACAAAGTGGTCCAGTGCAG encodes:
- the rpl30 gene encoding 60S ribosomal protein L30: MVAAKKTKKSMESINSRLQLVMKSGKYVLGYKQSQKMIRQGKAKLVILANNCPALRKSEIEYYAMLAKTGVHHYSGNNIELGTACGKYFRVCTLAIIDPGDSDIIRSMPDQQQPPQ
- the si:dkey-284p5.3 gene encoding skin secretory protein xP2; this encodes MGCSTSSQTSAVDTTRPSVKPEESNGTSTTGAANKNGNVAEDCETLPDQTPAASGDVTPADEPAAAAASAENTSAAPPAGEDAQPAAASPPAEAPAEPAEPAPAAPEEPAPAAPAEPAPAAPEEPAPAAPAEPAEPAPEPAADSTTETPVSSSEPPAAAPEQEKAAEATETDSEEAPAPSE